From a region of the Takifugu flavidus isolate HTHZ2018 chromosome 20, ASM371156v2, whole genome shotgun sequence genome:
- the LOC130517550 gene encoding uncharacterized protein K02A2.6-like has translation MYIMKTVETEQMEDLRPRTQAEWTEQQQWEEHGATVEEIGTEEEGQCSLWKGPKGQLVVPNRFLAQMCEEAHGPAHVGVDAMKRLCVNMWHPDLHKMIEQSRMKCDICNQFNPRSTFRTEKGAFPVRAPGAEIIRDFTDMGDRAMGKRYLLVIVDACSGWPEVYPTGKEDAAAVKKALVNHFIPTHGFPRTIRSDNGSHFKNKHLREVEIAMGIKHKFGTVYHPQSQGKVERMNSNIKTKLAKIMKETGLNWVEALPLALMTIRHTVNRATGFTPFELHHGRPFPRPGHPMTEGAEVHPKVMFKILNYMCSSFSLQIPPEPQEKPDLIGEEYLLLKVLKRKWQEPNWTAPHRVTARTDTAVRFEGKGDTWYHLSQCAKVPKTADGKGSSRGLRRQKPPTRNR, from the coding sequence ATGTACATAATGAAGACAGTGGAGACTGAACAAATGGAGGACTTAAGACCCCGTACACAGGCAGAATGGACAGAACAACAGCAATGGGAGGAGCACGGGGCCACAGTGGAGGAGAttgggacagaggaggaaggacaaTGTTCTCTGTGGAAAGGCCCCAAGGGGCAGCTGGTGGTTCCGAACAGATTCCTGGCCCAAATGTGTGAAGAGGCCCATGGTCCAGCGCATGTGGGGGTGGATGCCATGAAAAGACTTTGTGTAAATATGTGGCACCCCGATCTGCACAAAATGATTGAACAAAGTAGAATGAAGTGTGACATTTGTAACCAATTTAATCCAAGATCTACTTTTAGGACTGAGAAGGGGGCGTTCCCAGTGAGGGCCCCAGGAGCAGAGATAATAAGGGATTTTACTGATATGGGAGACCGGGCAATGGGCAAGCGCTATTTATTGGTCATAGTAGACGCCTGCTCTGGATGGCCCGAAGTGTATCCTACTGGTAaggaggatgcagcagcagtAAAGAAAGCATTGGTGAACCATTTTATACCAACACACGGGTTCCCTAGAACAATCCGGTCCGACAACGGATCTCATTTTAAGAACAAACACCTGAGAGAAGTAGAGATTGCAATGGGAATTAAGCACAAATTTGGCACAGTTTACCACCCTCAATCACAAGGGAAGGTGGAACGAATGAACTCTAACATAAAGACCAAATTGGCTAAAATCATGAAGGAAACGGGACTAAATTGGGTGGAGGCGCTTCCATTGGCCCTCATGACCATTAGACACACTGTAAACCGAGCCACGGGGTTTACACCGTTCGAACTCCACCATGGAAGGCCCTTCCCAAGACCAGGACACCCCATGACTGAGGGAGCAGAGGTACACCCCAAGGTAATGTTTAAAATACTTAACTACATGTGTTCAAGCTTTTCTCTCCAGATCCCACCAGAACCGCAGGAGAAACCCGACCTCATAGGGGAGGAGTACCTGTTATTGAAGGTCCTTAAGAGGAAGTGGCAGGAACCGAACTGGACGGCCCCACATCGAGTCACAGCGCGCACCGACACAGCGGTCCGGTTTGAAGGAAAGGGAGACACCTGGTACCACCTCTCGCAGTGTGCCAAGGTACCGAAAACAGCAGACGGGAAAGGGAGCAGCAGGGGTCTGCGACGTCAGAAACCCCCAACGCGTAACAGGTGA
- the LOC130517549 gene encoding uncharacterized protein LOC130517549, protein MVDGVEKLFLVDTGATWSALQHGTDPPLSSEQVPVRGVEGRRLYMQRTAPMNVRIGAQSFSHTFLYGPDCPVNLLGRDIFTLLGCNIDIAQGGGTVITFRNGESFHCSDKAAHTQTLLWLGTENPGDLHTADIYWGLLTGPVDNPLMAAFRTWGPLIREFWACSPPPDPPHVTLFYDKDNDLTYQEWFNSSLDGQNWVVSVSGIVLGPQGVAAPVHLTPEQLQHYKMGTDSAPHITLAVAMGRQAKALGPMVAEANTIKDWVSLELRDLWTSTSHPKLRFIKISCEIAVVLQHRQLQRHHGAEDSNDREAEVALTDLPPHMWVNHQADVGLVQTAPVTFQIDMTDPVFIPQYPIKTEAQPGIEDTVNGLLAAGVIYPTSSPWNTPILPVLKADGQSYRMAHDLRAINALVKESPQPVPNPATTLGPLTPEHQWFTVIDLANAFFCLPLHPKLQPIFAFTYRGQQYTYTPHHYGL, encoded by the coding sequence atggtggatggtgttgaaaaacTGTTTCTAGTGGACACGGGTGCAACATGGTCTGCACTGCAACATGGAACTGATCCACCATTGTCATCGGAGCAGGTGCCAGTAAGGGGAGTGGAAGGCCGACGCCTGTACATGCAACGAACTGCCCCAATGAATGTTCGAATAGGGGCACAATCTTTCAGCCACACATTTCTCTATGGTCCTGATTGTCCTGTTAACCTTCTGGGGCgagacattttcacacttttgggCTGCAACATTGACATTGCTCAAGGCGGGGGGACCGTCATCACCTTCCGCAATGGCGAATCCTTCCACTGCTCCGACAAGGCTGCACACACTCAGACTCTTCTGTGGCTGGGCACAGAAAACCCCGGGGACCTCCACACTgctgacatttattggggactTCTTACGGGACCTGTGGACAACCCGCTCATGGCTGCGTTTCGCACGTGGGGCCCCCTCATCAGGGAGTTTTGGGCCTGTTCGCCACCTCCAGACCCCCCACATGTGACGCTTTTTTATGATAAAGATAATGACCTGACATATCAAGAATGGTTCAACTCTAGTCTGGATGGGCAGAATTGGGTGGTGTCTGTATCTGGCATCGTCCTGGGACCGCAGGGTGTGGCCGCACCAGTGCATCTTACACCAGAACAACTCCAACATTACAAGATGGGTACTGATTCAGCACCACACATCACACTAGCCGTAGCGATGGGAAGACAGGCTAAGGCCTTGGGACCTATGGTTGCTGAAGCCAATACAATCAAAGATTGGGTGTCACTGGAACTCAGAGATTTGTGGACCTCCACGAGCCATCCTAAATTAAGATTTATTAAAATTAGCTGTGAGATAGCTGTGGTCCTCCAACACCGACAACTCCAACGACATCATGGGGCGGAAGATTCTAATGACCGAGAGGCAGAGGTTGCCCTTACGGATCTGCCTCCCCACATGTGGGTCAATCATCAGGCAGATGTGGGTCTCGTTCAGACAGCCCCAGTCACCTTTCAAATTGACATGACAGACCCAGTGTTTATCCCACAATATCCTataaaaacagaagcacagCCTGGCATTGAGGACACTGTGAATGGCTTATTAGCTGCAGGTGTCATTTACCCGACCTCCTCACCTTGGAACACTCCAATCCTACCCGTTCTAAAGGCAGATGGGCAATCCTATAGGATGGCACACGACCTTAGGGCCATCAACGCCCTAGTCAAAGAATCACCCCAACCAGTCCCCAATCCAGCCACCACATTGGGACCACTTACACCAGAACACCAGTGGTTCACGGTCATCGATCTGGCTAACgcatttttctgcctccctTTGCACCCTAAATTGCAACCCATTTTTGCATTCACATACAGGGGACAACAATATACATACACACCGCACCACTACGGGCTTTGA
- the parm1 gene encoding prostate androgen-regulated mucin-like protein 1 homolog: protein MKRVRQQTLVTCLLLCSAAIPVMTHASSPETTSILLTTLHKGRATPENNVRANSRATTTISQNRASSSSMTSMLAKVSFDTPSSAVPPPATTQSISSTTNTPTTTFQNTSSKSNITAIKPSPPNSTTVETTTTNTTSLNNGSTTTISLNNGTTTTTSLNNGSTTTISLNNGTTTTTSLLIGTTSSFLNSTNTTSPMTPITSTARGPKTTQLTTMGEGREKSEPLSSGSIAAICFMFIVVFILMLSGLYTYKIRRVTYGRLRDDHGSFANFTNPIYDP, encoded by the exons ATGAAAAGAGTCAGGCAACAAACATTGGTGACAT GTCTACTTTTGTGCAGTGCTGCAATACCAGTGATGACACATGCGTCATCACCAGAAACCACATCCATCTTATTAACAACGCTACACAAAGGAAGAGCTACACCAGAGAATAATGTCAGAGCCAAcagccgagctaccaccactATCTCACAAAATAGGGCTTCATCCAGCAGTATGACCAGCATGCTGGCCAAAGTCTCTTTTGACaccccctcctctgctgtacCACCTCCTGCTACCACTCAGAGTATATCATCTACCAcaaacacccccaccaccactttTCAGAACACTAGCAGCAAGTCCAACATCACTGCAATCAAACCCAGTCCCCCCAACAGCACCACAGTTGAGACCACCACTACCAACACCACCAGTCTTAACAAtggcagcaccaccaccatcagtcTTAACAAtggcaccaccaccaccaccagtcttAACAAtggcagcaccaccaccatcagtcTTAACAAtggcaccaccaccaccaccagtcttcTCATTGGTACCACCAGCAGTTTCCTAAAttccaccaacaccaccagccCCATGACACCAATCACCTCAACAGCTAGGGGTCCAAAAACCACGCAACTGACGACCATGGGAGAGGGAAGGGAAAAGTCGGAGCCGCTAAGCTCAG GAAGTATTGCAGCAATTTGTTTCATGTTCATTGTGGTCTTCATCCTGATGTTATCTGGGCTATACACCTACAAGATCAG aCGGGTTACGTATGGGCGTCTTCGGGATGATCACGGCTCTTTTGCTAACTTTACCAACCCCATCTATGACCCTTGA